In Allocoprobacillus halotolerans, a genomic segment contains:
- a CDS encoding LURP-one-related/scramblase family protein — protein MKLLFKQRLFSWLDSYDIYDEHEHTIYSVNGKLSFGHCLDIYQNDQKVGRLKEVVLTLKPQFEMFIQDEYVGCIKKQITIFKPKFVLDCNDWTVEGNWLEWNYQIKDRHGVVIADISKDIYHLTDTYVLDIVKPENALYVLMIVLAIDAQKCSEYH, from the coding sequence ATGAAACTACTTTTTAAACAACGTTTATTTTCATGGCTAGATAGCTATGATATTTATGATGAACATGAGCATACAATATATAGTGTAAATGGTAAATTAAGTTTTGGACATTGTCTAGACATTTATCAAAATGATCAAAAAGTGGGGAGATTAAAAGAAGTTGTTCTTACATTAAAACCCCAATTTGAGATGTTTATTCAAGATGAATATGTAGGATGCATTAAAAAGCAAATCACTATATTTAAACCTAAATTTGTTTTAGATTGCAATGATTGGACTGTTGAAGGAAATTGGTTGGAATGGAATTATCAAATTAAGGATCGTCATGGAGTTGTTATTGCAGATATTTCTAAAGATATTTATCATTTAACAGATACTTATGTTTTAGATATTGTCAAACCTGAAAATGCTTTGTATGTTTTAATGATTGTCTTAGCTATTGATGCCCAAAAATGTTCAGAATATCATTAA
- a CDS encoding C40 family peptidase: MQTTINSNIFTTYIFGADTISDFMGRVMNIKEITNYDNELIAQINENIKEVQKQETTLKNLKASLEEDKKEQASLQKTFQAKLTEQNKTVADNTSEAAANQESIESIQKNLAAIQKASDASKVNNVTQATPNKKPAAKPSQPQKPSTDNNQSSNTNQENNSSNQENNNTSQEENNNTSSDNTLTSSEELGLAIANKALTRQGYMYVWGGGHSWSSIKNPNWTQFDCSGLVNWAHYQAGVDLGRIHYTGSLINAGKGVTKSQLQAGDIILFSDNGKASGVHHVGIYIGDNKMVHAPSTGKAIQVANLNYSYWQREWYTCRRLY, encoded by the coding sequence ATGCAAACAACTATTAATTCCAATATTTTTACAACATATATCTTTGGTGCTGATACAATATCAGATTTTATGGGTCGTGTCATGAATATTAAAGAAATTACAAATTATGATAACGAACTTATAGCTCAAATTAATGAAAATATAAAAGAAGTTCAAAAACAGGAAACAACTTTAAAGAATTTAAAAGCATCTTTAGAAGAAGATAAAAAAGAACAAGCAAGCCTACAAAAAACATTCCAGGCAAAATTAACAGAACAAAATAAAACTGTGGCTGACAATACATCTGAGGCTGCTGCTAATCAAGAGTCCATTGAATCCATTCAAAAAAACTTAGCTGCTATTCAGAAAGCTTCTGATGCCTCAAAAGTAAACAATGTGACTCAGGCAACACCTAATAAAAAACCAGCTGCCAAACCTTCTCAACCACAAAAACCAAGTACTGATAATAATCAGTCTAGCAATACGAATCAAGAAAACAATAGTTCTAATCAAGAAAACAACAATACTTCACAAGAAGAAAACAATAACACTTCTTCTGATAACACTTTAACATCAAGTGAAGAATTAGGATTGGCGATTGCTAATAAAGCTTTAACACGTCAAGGTTATATGTATGTCTGGGGTGGAGGACATAGCTGGAGTAGTATTAAAAATCCTAACTGGACACAATTTGACTGTTCTGGATTAGTCAATTGGGCACATTATCAAGCAGGTGTTGATTTAGGTCGTATTCATTACACAGGATCATTAATTAATGCTGGAAAAGGTGTAACTAAGAGCCAGTTACAAGCTGGGGATATTATCTTGTTCAGTGATAATGGTAAAGCCAGTGGTGTGCATCATGTTGGTATCTATATTGGAGATAATAAAATGGTTCATGCCCCTTCAACTGGAAAAGCCATTCAGGTTGCAAATTTAAATTATAGTTATTGGCAAAGAGAATGGTATACATGCCGACGTTTATATTAG
- a CDS encoding elongation factor G gives MRAYHSNEIGNVVVLGHSGSGKTSVIEAMAYRAGLTNRIGKIEDGNTLSDYSPEEIKRHSSVGLSVIPLEWNNCKINLLDTPGSFDFVGEVEAALKVAESALIVVPATEGISVGTKEAMHKAYDKAKMIYISGLDYPNAAYQQKLEDLKMTYGKAIAPIQVPIMEGSKMVGYVNVAKMEGRYFDGEQTHPCPIPDDMWDKITPIKNMIDEAVANTNDELLEKYINEEPFTKEEISWALRQGVMNKTLIPVLCGTNQIGIQIILNSMVAFFSAAGDMVNSMVVHNEETDEDDLIGFDESLAPSLFVFKTIADPFVGRISLFKVCTGSIRSGMTLFNVQKKEAEKLNKIYVMKGKDLIETDCLNAGDIGALSKLSYTQTNDTLCTLDYRITYETILFSQPYYGKAIKPVGKANEEKITNALNKLLEEDKTLKFENNGETKQQCIYGIGDIHIDSVVSKLKERFNIDVTLDNIIIPYRETIRGQVTQRYKYKKQSGGHGQYGDVEMTFEPSHDYTIPFIFEEKIFGGAVPKAYFPAVEKGLIEATKHGILAQYPVLGIKATLIDGSYHSVDSSEMAFKTATIMCFKEAMEKAKPALLEPFMTLHVYIDEKFTGDIMGHFNKKRARVMGSEILEDGLIKITAEAPQEEVMNYAVDLRAMTQGQGFFDMEFLGYEFAPDHVTKRVIANHQ, from the coding sequence ATGAGAGCTTATCACTCAAACGAAATTGGAAATGTCGTTGTGTTAGGTCACTCTGGGAGTGGCAAAACCAGCGTGATTGAAGCGATGGCCTATCGTGCTGGTTTAACAAATCGTATTGGAAAAATTGAAGATGGGAATACCCTTAGTGATTATTCACCTGAAGAAATCAAAAGACATTCTTCGGTTGGATTATCAGTTATTCCATTAGAATGGAATAACTGTAAAATCAACTTATTAGACACACCTGGTTCTTTTGACTTTGTAGGTGAAGTAGAAGCTGCTTTAAAAGTTGCAGAAAGTGCCTTAATTGTTGTACCTGCTACAGAAGGTATTAGTGTTGGCACAAAAGAAGCCATGCATAAAGCGTATGACAAAGCCAAAATGATTTATATCAGTGGATTAGATTATCCAAATGCGGCTTATCAACAAAAATTGGAAGATTTAAAAATGACATATGGTAAAGCGATTGCTCCAATCCAAGTTCCAATCATGGAAGGTTCAAAGATGGTGGGATATGTCAATGTTGCGAAAATGGAAGGACGTTATTTTGATGGTGAACAAACACATCCTTGTCCTATTCCTGATGATATGTGGGATAAAATCACACCTATCAAAAACATGATTGACGAAGCTGTTGCAAATACGAATGATGAATTATTAGAAAAATATATTAATGAAGAACCATTCACTAAAGAAGAAATTTCTTGGGCTTTACGTCAAGGTGTTATGAATAAAACATTAATTCCTGTTTTATGTGGTACAAACCAGATAGGTATTCAAATTATTTTAAATTCAATGGTTGCTTTCTTTAGTGCTGCTGGAGATATGGTCAATTCAATGGTTGTGCATAATGAAGAAACAGATGAAGATGATTTAATTGGTTTTGATGAATCACTTGCACCTTCTTTATTTGTTTTTAAAACAATTGCTGATCCTTTTGTTGGACGTATTTCTTTATTTAAAGTTTGTACGGGATCCATTCGTTCAGGTATGACATTATTTAATGTTCAGAAAAAAGAAGCTGAAAAATTAAATAAAATCTATGTCATGAAAGGTAAAGATTTAATTGAAACAGATTGTTTAAATGCTGGTGATATTGGTGCTTTATCTAAATTATCATATACCCAAACAAATGACACATTATGTACTTTAGATTATCGTATCACTTATGAAACAATTTTATTCTCTCAACCTTATTATGGTAAGGCTATTAAACCAGTTGGTAAAGCGAATGAAGAAAAGATTACAAATGCTTTAAATAAGCTTTTAGAAGAAGATAAAACATTAAAATTTGAAAATAATGGTGAAACCAAACAACAATGTATTTATGGAATTGGTGATATTCATATTGATAGTGTTGTTTCTAAATTAAAAGAAAGATTTAATATTGATGTCACTTTAGATAATATTATTATTCCTTATCGTGAAACAATTCGTGGTCAAGTGACACAACGTTATAAATATAAGAAACAATCTGGTGGTCATGGGCAATATGGTGATGTTGAAATGACATTTGAACCTTCTCATGATTATACTATCCCATTTATCTTTGAAGAAAAGATCTTTGGTGGTGCCGTTCCTAAAGCATACTTCCCAGCTGTTGAAAAAGGTTTGATTGAAGCAACAAAACATGGTATTTTGGCTCAATATCCTGTTTTAGGTATTAAAGCAACTTTAATTGATGGTTCATATCATAGTGTTGACTCATCTGAGATGGCATTTAAAACAGCAACTATTATGTGTTTTAAAGAAGCAATGGAAAAAGCAAAACCTGCTTTATTAGAACCATTTATGACTTTGCATGTTTATATTGATGAAAAATTTACGGGAGATATTATGGGACATTTCAATAAAAAACGTGCACGTGTGATGGGTAGTGAAATCTTAGAAGATGGTTTAATTAAGATTACTGCTGAAGCTCCTCAGGAAGAAGTCATGAATTACGCTGTTGATTTACGAGCAATGACACAAGGTCAAGGCTTCTTTGATATGGAATTTCTAGGTTATGAGTTTGCACCTGATCATGTAACAAAACGTGTGATTGCAAACCATCAATAA
- a CDS encoding glutaredoxin: MKLFYLKNCPYCRQALTWIQELYQEDEKYQQVPLEMIEESEQSELADRYDYYYVPCFLKIRKNFMKEQLLKTLFKRYLRTI; the protein is encoded by the coding sequence ATGAAACTATTTTATTTAAAGAATTGTCCATATTGTCGTCAGGCATTAACGTGGATTCAAGAGTTATATCAAGAAGATGAAAAATATCAGCAAGTTCCATTAGAAATGATTGAAGAAAGTGAACAGAGTGAATTGGCTGATCGTTATGATTATTATTATGTTCCTTGTTTTTTGAAGATCAGAAAAAACTTCATGAAGGAGCAGCTTCTAAAGACATTATTCAAAAGATATTTGAGGACTATTTAA
- the galE gene encoding UDP-glucose 4-epimerase GalE, with product MKILVTGGAGYIGSHTVVELMQEGHEVVIVDNFYNSKPEALDNITKITGKRPTFYEVDCLDEMAMEKVFQEHHIDGAIHFAGYKAVGESVQKPMEYYQNNLMSTLVLCQLLRKYNCKNLIFSSSATVYGNPHTVPIKEDFPLGPTTNPYGTTKLMIENILRDIYISDDEWNIVLLRYFNPIGAHASGLLGEDPNGIPNNLVPYISKVAVGELECLGVFGNDYDTPDGTGVRDYIHVVDLAKGHVKALKKLTGDHGVYTYNLGTGHGYSVLDIVKAYEKANDVKVNYEIKPRRAGDIATCYADPTKAREELGWVAEKTLEDMCKDAYHFITKNR from the coding sequence ATGAAAATTTTAGTCACAGGAGGGGCAGGCTATATTGGCAGCCATACAGTTGTAGAATTAATGCAGGAAGGTCATGAAGTTGTGATTGTTGATAACTTTTATAATTCTAAACCAGAAGCATTGGATAATATTACCAAGATTACTGGAAAAAGACCGACTTTTTATGAAGTGGATTGCTTAGATGAAATGGCTATGGAAAAGGTTTTTCAGGAACATCATATTGATGGAGCTATTCATTTTGCTGGTTATAAAGCGGTTGGTGAATCCGTTCAAAAACCAATGGAATATTATCAAAATAACTTGATGAGTACGCTAGTTTTATGTCAGTTATTAAGAAAATATAACTGTAAGAATTTGATTTTTTCATCAAGTGCAACAGTTTATGGAAATCCTCATACTGTTCCAATCAAAGAAGATTTCCCATTAGGACCAACAACAAATCCTTATGGTACAACAAAATTAATGATTGAAAATATTTTAAGAGATATTTATATTTCTGATGATGAATGGAATATCGTCTTATTAAGATATTTTAATCCAATTGGTGCTCATGCCAGTGGATTGTTAGGTGAAGATCCTAATGGTATTCCTAACAATTTGGTGCCTTATATTTCAAAAGTTGCAGTTGGAGAACTTGAATGTTTAGGTGTCTTTGGAAATGATTATGATACACCTGATGGAACAGGAGTCAGAGATTATATTCATGTGGTTGACTTAGCCAAAGGGCATGTTAAAGCGTTGAAAAAATTAACTGGAGATCATGGTGTCTATACTTATAACTTAGGGACAGGACATGGTTATAGTGTTTTGGACATTGTTAAAGCATATGAAAAAGCCAATGATGTGAAAGTTAATTATGAAATCAAGCCAAGACGTGCGGGTGATATTGCGACTTGTTATGCTGATCCAACAAAAGCCAGAGAAGAACTTGGTTGGGTGGCTGAAAAAACATTGGAAGATATGTGTAAAGACGCATATCACTTTATCACAAAGAATCGTTAA
- a CDS encoding ABC transporter ATP-binding protein — MNENVIEVKKLSKQFATTIALENCDLMIKKGEIFGFLGPSGAGKTTTIKLLTGQLKNDSGDILVLGENPFSSKMKQKIGIMSDNSGLYEKMSVYDNLLLFTKIYDIDKSCIEKVLAEVDLLDVKNQQVSQLSKGMKQRLIFARTIIHSPSLLFLDEPTANLDPSTAQEVREIIKKLNAKGTTVFLTTHNMEEADEMCHRVAFLNHGHIIESGEPEALKLKYSKQLIRIKTDKKDYTIPLDKPLLKQELEQMNELLMIHSIEPSLKEVFLTLTKEES, encoded by the coding sequence ATGAATGAAAATGTCATTGAAGTCAAAAAGCTATCTAAACAATTTGCCACAACGATTGCTTTAGAGAACTGTGATTTGATGATAAAAAAAGGAGAAATTTTTGGCTTTTTAGGGCCCTCGGGAGCTGGTAAGACAACGACAATTAAATTGTTGACGGGGCAATTAAAAAATGATAGTGGCGATATTTTGGTTTTGGGTGAAAATCCTTTTTCATCGAAGATGAAACAAAAGATTGGAATTATGAGTGATAACAGTGGATTATATGAGAAGATGAGTGTTTATGATAATTTGTTGTTGTTTACAAAAATCTATGATATTGATAAAAGTTGTATTGAAAAAGTTTTAGCAGAAGTTGATTTGTTGGATGTTAAAAATCAGCAGGTCAGTCAATTATCAAAAGGAATGAAACAAAGATTAATTTTTGCAAGAACAATTATTCATTCACCATCACTTTTGTTTTTGGATGAACCCACAGCAAACCTTGATCCTTCAACAGCTCAAGAAGTCAGAGAGATTATAAAAAAATTAAATGCAAAGGGAACAACCGTCTTTTTAACAACACACAATATGGAAGAAGCAGATGAAATGTGTCATCGTGTTGCTTTCTTGAATCATGGACATATTATTGAAAGTGGCGAACCAGAGGCTTTGAAGTTAAAGTATTCAAAACAATTGATTCGTATAAAAACGGATAAAAAAGATTATACGATTCCTTTAGATAAGCCCCTTTTAAAACAGGAATTAGAACAGATGAATGAATTATTAATGATTCATTCTATTGAACCAAGTTTAAAAGAAGTCTTTTTAACACTTACAAAGGAGGAATCATAA
- a CDS encoding ABC transporter permease → MNIRICKALFMKDLKNCFVNKNVFLMLALPVLFGAMYNFLLSDILEGATGSFVIVLCIVMTISIVPLNVLANMVAEEKEKHTLRSLMLANVSATDFLVSKAMVALGLMLIDGILIFLVCGQPLGQLGYFILFFVLSSLGVLFFGALVGLLAKDQMSAGTLSSPLMIFLMLPPMFSQFNEVIGKVALLFPTTSFQTLYLQLSQTSFWNQDVFIAMVVCLIWVIVGIIAFIYGYRKKDWMIREILRVFLFFILIR, encoded by the coding sequence ATGAATATACGTATTTGTAAAGCTTTATTTATGAAAGATTTAAAGAATTGTTTTGTGAATAAAAATGTCTTTTTGATGTTAGCTTTACCAGTCTTATTTGGTGCGATGTATAATTTTTTATTGAGTGATATATTAGAAGGAGCGACTGGTAGTTTTGTTATTGTGCTTTGTATTGTCATGACAATATCAATTGTACCTTTGAATGTTCTAGCTAATATGGTTGCTGAAGAAAAAGAAAAACATACATTACGCTCATTAATGCTTGCAAATGTCAGTGCGACAGATTTTTTAGTAAGTAAAGCAATGGTTGCTTTAGGATTAATGTTAATTGATGGTATACTTATTTTTCTTGTCTGTGGACAACCTTTAGGGCAATTAGGATATTTTATATTATTTTTTGTCCTTTCATCTTTAGGTGTTCTTTTCTTTGGCGCTTTAGTTGGTTTATTGGCTAAAGATCAAATGAGTGCTGGGACATTAAGTTCACCATTAATGATTTTCTTAATGTTACCACCAATGTTTAGTCAGTTTAATGAAGTGATTGGAAAAGTGGCATTATTGTTTCCTACTACATCTTTTCAAACATTATATTTACAATTATCTCAAACATCGTTTTGGAATCAAGATGTATTTATTGCGATGGTTGTTTGTTTGATTTGGGTTATTGTTGGAATTATTGCTTTTATTTACGGTTATCGAAAAAAGGATTGGATGATTAGAGAAATCTTGAGGGTTTTTCTTTTTTTCATTTTGATAAGATGA
- a CDS encoding acylphosphatase, with translation MVRKHIIFKGHVQGVGFRITFYQQATRLHLTGWVRNLSNGDVEACVQGEWSLIQQAIMHMQSIRYIRIDHYDIEDLAVLENEKSFEMKY, from the coding sequence ATGGTTAGAAAACATATTATTTTTAAAGGACACGTTCAAGGTGTTGGCTTTCGTATTACATTTTATCAACAGGCAACACGTCTTCATTTAACAGGCTGGGTCAGAAATTTAAGTAACGGTGATGTTGAAGCTTGTGTGCAAGGGGAATGGTCTTTGATTCAACAGGCTATTATGCATATGCAAAGTATTCGCTATATTCGTATTGATCATTATGATATAGAAGATTTAGCTGTTTTAGAAAACGAAAAGAGTTTTGAAATGAAATATTGA
- the nrdD gene encoding anaerobic ribonucleoside-triphosphate reductase — protein MKIIKRNGAEVIFDQSKITAAIEKANNEVVSKDRLSDEDIDNITNNVKYQCEKMKRALNVEEIQNLVENEIMKLNAFAVARKYITYRYMRALVRKSNTTDEQILSLIECANEEVKQENSNKNPTVNSVQRDYMAGEVSKDITKRLLLPGHIVKAHEEGIIHFHDSDYFAQHMHNCCLVNLEDMLQNGTVISETMIERPKSFSTACNIATQIIAQVASSQYGGQSISLSHLAPFVDVSRQKFRKEVREEFEQENIPVTEEQINELAEYRVRKEINRGVQMIQYQVITLMTTNGQAPFVTVFMYLNEVPDGQVKDDLALIIEETLNQRILGVKNENGVYVTPAFPKLIYVLEEDNISEDSRYWYLTELAAKCTAKRMVPDYISEKKMLELKVDKNNEGHCYTCMGCRSFLTPYVDPKTNQPKYYGRFNQGVVTINLVDVACSSQGDMKEFWRIMDERLALCKEALMCRHNRLKGTVSDVAPILWQYGALARLQKGETLDQLLYGGYSTISLGYAGLCECVKYMTGKSHTDPEATPFALEVMQHLNDACALWKAQENIDFSLYGTPIESTTYKFAKCLQKRFGKIPGVTDKNYITNSYHVNVTEEIDAFTKLTFESQFQKLSPGGAISYVEVPNMQDNIEAVLAVMKHIYEHIMYAELNTKSDYCMECGYDGEIQIKEDKDGKLIWVCPNCGNTNQDKMSVARRTCGYIGTQFWNQGRTQEIKERVLHL, from the coding sequence ATGAAGATTATTAAACGTAATGGAGCTGAAGTGATATTTGACCAATCGAAGATTACAGCTGCTATTGAAAAAGCGAATAATGAGGTTGTCAGCAAGGATAGATTATCAGATGAAGATATTGATAATATTACAAACAATGTGAAATATCAATGTGAAAAAATGAAACGAGCATTGAATGTTGAAGAAATTCAAAATCTTGTTGAAAATGAAATTATGAAATTAAATGCTTTTGCGGTAGCGAGAAAATATATTACATATCGTTATATGCGTGCATTGGTGCGTAAATCTAATACGACAGATGAACAGATTTTAAGTTTGATTGAATGTGCTAATGAAGAAGTGAAACAAGAAAATTCAAATAAAAATCCAACTGTTAATAGTGTTCAACGTGATTATATGGCAGGAGAAGTGAGTAAGGATATTACGAAACGTTTATTGTTGCCAGGACATATTGTTAAAGCTCATGAAGAGGGGATTATTCATTTCCATGATTCAGATTATTTTGCACAACATATGCATAATTGCTGTTTAGTCAATCTTGAAGATATGTTACAAAATGGAACAGTCATCAGTGAAACAATGATTGAAAGACCAAAGAGTTTTTCAACAGCTTGTAATATTGCGACACAAATTATTGCGCAAGTAGCCAGCTCACAATATGGAGGACAAAGTATCAGCTTATCTCATCTTGCTCCTTTTGTTGATGTCAGTCGTCAAAAATTTAGAAAAGAAGTACGTGAAGAATTTGAACAGGAAAATATTCCAGTGACAGAAGAACAGATTAATGAATTGGCTGAATATCGTGTGCGTAAAGAAATTAATCGTGGTGTTCAAATGATTCAATATCAGGTCATTACTTTAATGACAACAAATGGCCAGGCACCATTTGTGACAGTCTTTATGTATTTAAATGAAGTGCCTGATGGACAAGTGAAAGATGATTTGGCTTTAATTATTGAAGAAACATTAAATCAAAGAATTTTAGGTGTGAAAAATGAAAATGGTGTGTATGTCACACCAGCTTTCCCTAAATTAATTTATGTTTTAGAGGAAGATAATATTAGTGAAGATAGTCGTTATTGGTATTTAACAGAATTAGCTGCAAAATGTACAGCTAAACGAATGGTTCCTGATTATATTTCTGAAAAGAAAATGTTGGAATTAAAAGTGGATAAAAACAATGAAGGACATTGTTATACATGTATGGGATGTCGTAGTTTCTTAACACCATATGTTGATCCAAAAACAAATCAACCTAAGTATTATGGACGTTTTAATCAAGGGGTTGTCACTATTAATCTTGTGGATGTGGCTTGTTCATCACAAGGTGATATGAAAGAATTCTGGCGTATTATGGATGAAAGATTGGCTTTATGTAAAGAAGCTTTAATGTGTCGTCATAATCGCTTAAAAGGAACAGTCAGTGATGTGGCACCAATTTTATGGCAATATGGAGCTCTTGCGAGACTTCAAAAAGGAGAAACACTTGATCAATTGCTTTATGGTGGTTATTCAACAATTTCACTTGGTTATGCAGGACTTTGTGAATGTGTGAAATATATGACAGGAAAATCACATACTGATCCTGAGGCTACACCGTTTGCCTTAGAAGTGATGCAACATTTAAATGATGCTTGTGCTTTATGGAAAGCTCAAGAAAATATTGATTTTAGTTTATATGGTACCCCAATTGAATCAACAACATATAAATTTGCAAAATGTTTACAAAAACGTTTTGGAAAGATTCCTGGTGTGACTGATAAAAACTATATTACAAACAGTTATCATGTCAATGTGACTGAAGAAATTGATGCTTTTACAAAATTAACATTTGAATCACAATTCCAAAAATTATCACCAGGAGGAGCTATCAGCTATGTTGAAGTTCCTAATATGCAAGATAATATTGAAGCTGTTTTAGCGGTAATGAAACATATTTATGAACATATTATGTATGCAGAATTAAATACAAAGAGTGATTATTGTATGGAATGTGGCTATGATGGAGAAATTCAAATCAAAGAAGATAAAGATGGAAAATTGATTTGGGTATGTCCAAATTGTGGCAATACAAATCAGGATAAAATGAGCGTAGCCAGACGTACATGTGGATATATTGGAACACAGTTCTGGAATCAGGGACGTACACAAGAAATTAAGGAACGTGTCTTACACTTATAA
- the nrdG gene encoding anaerobic ribonucleoside-triphosphate reductase activating protein encodes MKYATIKTVDIANGTGVRVSLFVSGCTHRCPDCFNEIAWDFQYGQDFTQETIDFILKALSPEHIAGLTLLGGEPMELVNQEGLLPLLRQVRNTYPDKNIWCYTGYLYEDLLPGGRAYGENTDEILSYIDILVDGPFIVSQKNIRLKFRGSENQRIIDIKRTNQACQVVLWDEK; translated from the coding sequence ATGAAGTATGCAACTATTAAAACTGTTGATATAGCCAATGGAACAGGAGTGCGTGTGTCACTCTTTGTTTCTGGCTGTACCCATCGTTGTCCTGATTGTTTTAATGAAATTGCATGGGATTTTCAATATGGTCAAGATTTCACGCAAGAAACGATAGATTTTATTTTAAAGGCACTTTCACCAGAACATATTGCTGGATTAACTCTTTTAGGTGGGGAACCAATGGAATTAGTCAATCAAGAAGGTTTGTTGCCTTTATTAAGACAAGTGCGCAATACTTATCCTGATAAAAATATCTGGTGTTATACAGGTTATTTGTATGAAGATTTGTTACCTGGTGGTAGAGCTTATGGTGAAAATACAGACGAGATTTTAAGCTATATTGATATATTGGTGGATGGTCCTTTTATTGTCAGTCAAAAGAATATTCGTTTAAAATTCAGGGGATCTGAAAATCAAAGAATTATTGATATAAAGCGAACAAATCAAGCTTGTCAAGTTGTTTTGTGGGATGAAAAGTGA